The genomic region CAAGAGAAATCGCAAAACGGTAAGAACTAaattaataaggtcaatgatcaGATATGCATCTTAATACCACAAGTTCTATGTTATTTCAAAAAGCTCAAACACTGACAATGTAAAAAATAGAAAATCtacatttgaattaaaaatcattgtatgtAGTTAGAATAGTTGGCAGCTAGTAACCAAACTGACTTTGGCAGTACGGCAAGATCTAATTATTTATTGTAAGTGTTTTGACAGGCATCAGTTTGAAATCGACACATTtcgatcttaatacaaaaatgtatctacatgtatctatatatactgctagtcgacACAATTAGCATTTCAAGCAGTGGACActgttgagtccatttcctgggaagaaccagtacttggagtctatggaggagataatgagaaagctccctgagtagggagcgaacccaggaactcccgatcgctaggcggacaccgcatccactacaccaccgtgaCCTCTTACCGTTTTCCACCACGGTTAATTTAGCTCAAGTTCTAATGTAAAGCAGTTGCTGACAAGCCATATTTTCTACCTATTTACCAAAAATTCAATTAATAATGTGTTGcttatctttttattgtttaaaatgtgaaaacgCAAGGGCTTTTTAGTAAATCCATTCAGACTTCCAATAATGTATTAATGCTGGTTTAGAAAAAGAGATGATAAGTTAGAAATAGTGTGCCATTTAActgttaaaagaataaaaaagaaatttgaattagTAGCCGACaggtgttttattatttatataccaATTATTCTTCATGTAGTGTGAATCATAAAATGCATcttgatttttttgtgttttcataaattgaaCAGCAACTGATTCTAGTACTTAGTAGCTGATGGCTATTTAGGCTACTGGTAGTGCcatgataatttaaataacagtTCAATTTCAGTCTTCAGGGTAATATATTTAGCCAAAATCATTGTTCTATATTAGAAACAGGAGAAAAATCCAAGAGCCTgactatattaattattaatttctagaAGCCCAAATAACATCTAACCAGACCCGGGATGTCTGGCTTATAATTGGCATGAAGactgaataaatgttatattttcaaattaatattgttacatgcattaattgcattggaaacagttttcagtgtaataaactcattttgctCCTTATGGGCTTTAGCCATTTTGAGATTTCATTATAGCATTCAATGTACTAAAGGTGTGTTGTTTGATTAATTTCTGAAgtggaaaaaagaaaaacatgtagttttactattatgaatacaaagtttactttattttacaattttgtgttacaaatcttgtagaaaataaatgacagcattataatatgtgtaaaattaaataagcttttttcgggttatcatttttatattttatttataaagttgatTCAATTAGGTGGTTTCTGTACAAAATAAGTTGGTCACTAAACTAGCTGAACTTGTGCAAATCACCATGCCAACAAGGCACCAAGTTGGCAGAATGTGGTGTATTACCACCCTACAGCTGCCATAAATCAAGCTGGTGTCATAAAATAGATGGTCCTctttgtttctgtaaagtcaagtATTGTTATCAGTGATCTACTGTTATCAATTGTATTTGGCACAGACAGTAATAAAACAAGCAGATTATCAGACTGCAGTAATCATAACAACTGAATATACACATACTGCACTAGTAGATAGAACAGTATTAATAAATAGATAggaaataaattgcaaaaaatataaatagcaTTTTAATTTAGAACAACAATCTACAATTTTATTCTtgtcatgacttgcagatgacccctattgattttgaggtcactaggtcaaaggtcaaggtcatggtgacccgaaatagtaaaatggtttctggatgataactcaagaatgcatacgcctaggatcatgaaacttcataggtagattgatcatgactcgcagaagacccctattgattttgaggtcacaacgtcaaaggtcaaggtcacggtgacccgaaatagttaaatgattttcggatgataactcaagaacgcttttgcctaggatcatgacacttcataggtacattgatcgtgactcgcagatgacccctattgattttcaggtcactaggtcaaaggtcaaggtcacagtgacaaaaaacgtattcacacaatggctgccactacaacggacagcccatatggggggcatgcatgttttacaaacagcccttgtttcatttacatttatcggattatatatttaacatccgattaatgtaaatgaaattattatgaaattttgtTCAATGACATGTGTTGCCATGAAAGTTGGACTATTACTTGTCTTTAGGCTCGAAGGCGCACAAGGAATTACTGTTGGTCATGGGAAGCAAGCGCCTTCTCTCTGACATTCGCATGCTGTCACCAGCTGAACAGACCTCGATGCTGGAGGCTCAACACAAGGTGGTCTGCCAATTTGCGCCAAAATTTGTCTGCTTTTCATATGCAGCAATGAAACAGAGGTATGAATTGTGATCGATTAATATTATGTCTACAGAAGAGCTAGCGCAGGCATGTTGTATTTGTCTTTCATAGTCCAgtggtaataatttataaaactacaactttaaggcaaaaattagtttatttccttcacgattgataaatatttgtgcaAGTTAAATGAGAACAACATTTGATTATGATGCGGTTTggttttttttacattcagcattGGTTGCGGAAATTCTAACAACCAAAAATATGATCTTTaattcgagtaaaattaataTCCTAGTTGACTAATAAACATTGTCATTTGCAGTTCATAAACCATCAAGTGCCCATGAGCATATGTccataataaatatgcattagTTGTGAAAATGATTTTAGTTCCTTTTTATGCCggtgaaggtgggcatatagtgatcgcactgtccgtctgtctgtttgtctgaaattccgtcacactttgcgtttaggtttcgaaaaatgtggaaaaacactttgcgtttaggtttagacaaatttggaaaaagggggcatatgtcatcctatggtgacaagccttgttGTTATATGAAATAGTAATTGTTGATATAATTTGTGATTAAAGGCTATTTTTTGTAATCCAGATTGCATCTGGCAGCCCTGCATTCCGTTTCTAATGCGCACAGGAAACATGCAGAGACGAAGAACGGCGAAAAGCGCTACAGGATTTCGTATCCAAAGTACAAGGCGGGACACCATGTCGTGAAACCTGTTAAAGAGGCCTGCAATTATGGTAATGGTCCTTCTAAGCAAAATAGAAAATTGGCATTCTAATATATAATATGCAAAAACCTAACAGTGAAACTGACCAAGttgactgttgttgttgttttttatgcataatatgtgtatttttatttatttgttcaatgtgcatagtttaaccaaatagtaaaaaataaattgttgatgcTTTTTTCAGATTATGTCACAGAGCTCATGGTTGAATTGCTGCAATTAAAACAACAGTTCAAGAGCACCCGGATTGCTAAGCAGGCATCTTCTTCCATTCTGTTCTCTCCACCACCATTAGCATCATCTGCGAAGAAAATTTTAAAGAATGAAGCAGTGCAGTTGCACCGCTCTAGGCTTAATTAATTACAGTAATTGGAAACAACTTGGCATGCAATTTGTCATGTATTGCTCCAGCTGGGTTTAGTGTACctgcgtaaggtgtcatcccagattagcctgtgccatatatgtttgtacttaattaaaaaaatcctcgCGCTGGAAAGAT from Dreissena polymorpha isolate Duluth1 chromosome 5, UMN_Dpol_1.0, whole genome shotgun sequence harbors:
- the LOC127881914 gene encoding uncharacterized protein LOC127881914 yields the protein MGSKRLLSDIRMLSPAEQTSMLEAQHKVVCQFAPKFVCFSYAAMKQRLHLAALHSVSNAHRKHAETKNGEKRYRISYPKYKAGHHVVKPVKEACNYDYVTELMVELLQLKQQFKSTRIAKQASSSILFSPPPLASSAKKILKNEAVQLHRSRLN